The Petropleomorpha daqingensis genome includes a window with the following:
- the efp gene encoding elongation factor P: protein MATTNDLKNGMVLNLDGQLWAVTEFQHVKPGKGGAFVRTTLKNVLSGKVVDRTFNAGTKVDTATVDKRGMTYLYKDGADYVFMDGDTYEQIHVPGETVGDGANYLLENTEATVAVHEGTPLYVELPVTMELVVEHTDPGLQGDRSTGGTKPATLETGAQIQVPLFVNTGDKLKVDTRDGRYLGRAN, encoded by the coding sequence ATGGCTACCACCAACGACCTCAAGAACGGCATGGTCCTCAACCTCGACGGCCAGCTCTGGGCCGTCACCGAGTTCCAGCACGTCAAGCCCGGCAAGGGCGGTGCGTTCGTGCGCACCACGCTGAAGAACGTGCTCTCGGGCAAGGTCGTCGACCGCACCTTCAACGCCGGCACCAAGGTCGACACGGCCACCGTCGACAAGCGCGGCATGACCTACCTGTACAAGGACGGCGCCGACTACGTCTTCATGGACGGCGACACCTACGAGCAGATCCACGTCCCGGGCGAGACGGTCGGCGACGGCGCGAACTACCTGCTGGAGAACACCGAGGCAACGGTCGCCGTCCACGAGGGGACGCCGCTGTACGTCGAGCTCCCGGTGACGATGGAGCTCGTCGTCGAGCACACCGACCCGGGCCTGCAGGGCGACCGCTCCACCGGTGGCACCAAGCCCGCCACCCTGGAGACCGGCGCGCAGATCCAGGTGCCGCTGTTCGTCAACACCGGCGACAAGCTCAAGGTCGACACCCGCGACGGCCGGTACCTCGGCCGCGCCAACTGA
- the nusB gene encoding transcription antitermination factor NusB, with protein sequence MAARSKARKRAVDVLYAADLRGDDRLEMLAAEVEVGQPPVNEYTVRLVEGVAAHAGEIDRLIDEHAANWSLERLPDVDRAILRMAVFELRWADDVPDPVAIDEAVQLAKNLSTDDSPAFVNGVLAAIAEAPTPSSYPTTPRPGAVPD encoded by the coding sequence ATGGCCGCACGGTCCAAGGCACGCAAGCGGGCCGTCGACGTCCTCTACGCCGCCGATCTCCGCGGGGACGACCGCCTGGAGATGCTCGCCGCGGAGGTCGAGGTCGGGCAGCCGCCGGTGAACGAGTACACCGTGCGGCTGGTCGAGGGCGTGGCGGCGCACGCCGGCGAGATCGACCGGCTGATCGACGAGCACGCCGCGAACTGGTCGCTCGAGCGGCTGCCGGACGTCGACCGCGCGATCCTGCGCATGGCGGTGTTCGAGCTGCGCTGGGCCGACGACGTCCCCGACCCGGTGGCGATCGACGAGGCCGTGCAGCTGGCCAAGAACCTCTCCACCGACGACTCGCCGGCGTTCGTCAACGGCGTCCTGGCCGCGATCGCCGAAGCGCCGACACCGTCGTCCTACCCGACGACACCGCGGCCAGGAGCCGTCCCCGACTAG
- a CDS encoding DUF2231 domain-containing protein has product MSDDPYTRLLRRLEHSPRWDRTIDALTPVADRLVAKDLPRRILHGDATGVPLHEILTDAPFGAWWMAQYLDLFRDEGSRRAATRLMALGVAAAVPTAIAGWAEWAAAGRRTQRAGMTHASLNGLATLLYAASWAARARDRHRLGIALSSVADVPLLAAAFLGGHMGSGRDLG; this is encoded by the coding sequence GTGAGCGACGACCCGTACACGCGACTGCTCCGGCGGCTCGAGCACAGCCCGCGCTGGGACCGCACCATCGACGCGCTGACCCCCGTGGCGGACCGGCTGGTGGCCAAGGACCTCCCACGCCGGATCCTGCACGGCGACGCGACCGGCGTCCCGCTCCACGAGATCCTCACCGACGCGCCGTTCGGCGCGTGGTGGATGGCCCAGTACCTCGACCTGTTCCGCGACGAGGGATCCCGTCGTGCCGCCACCCGGCTGATGGCGCTCGGCGTCGCCGCCGCGGTCCCGACGGCGATCGCCGGCTGGGCCGAGTGGGCCGCTGCCGGCCGCCGCACCCAGCGCGCGGGCATGACGCACGCATCGCTCAACGGCCTGGCCACCCTGCTGTACGCCGCCTCCTGGGCGGCCCGCGCGCGGGATCGCCACCGGCTCGGTATCGCGCTCAGCAGCGTGGCCGACGTGCCGCTCCTCGCCGCGGCCTTCCTCGGTGGCCACATGGGCAGCGGCCGCGACCTCGGCTGA
- a CDS encoding TetR/AcrR family transcriptional regulator, with translation MTTTRSRAVDAAIELIGTQGLRAMTHGRIDAHAGLPRGSASNAFRTRRALLSGVLDRLLDVQLTDVGEVLRPATAEELVEDLCTLLERATGPERVQTAARLALFVEAGHEPDLREPLARGRATMEAPVLLVLAQLGARDPRAATAVVVACLQGLLLRRISGLDDADPRPVVARVVAAALA, from the coding sequence GTGACGACCACCCGGAGCCGGGCCGTCGACGCGGCCATCGAGCTGATCGGTACGCAGGGCCTGCGCGCGATGACGCACGGCCGCATCGACGCGCACGCCGGCCTGCCGAGAGGCTCGGCCTCCAACGCCTTCCGGACCCGGCGTGCGCTGCTGTCGGGCGTCCTGGACCGCCTGCTGGACGTCCAGCTGACCGACGTGGGGGAGGTGCTCCGGCCGGCGACGGCGGAGGAGCTCGTCGAGGACCTGTGCACCCTGCTGGAACGGGCGACCGGCCCCGAACGGGTGCAGACCGCGGCTCGCCTGGCGCTGTTCGTCGAGGCCGGGCACGAGCCGGACCTGCGGGAACCCCTGGCGCGGGGGCGGGCGACGATGGAGGCGCCGGTCCTGCTGGTGCTGGCGCAACTGGGCGCGCGCGATCCGCGCGCCGCGACCGCCGTGGTCGTGGCCTGCCTCCAAGGACTGCTGCTGCGCCGCATCTCCGGCCTCGACGACGCCGACCCGCGCCCGGTGGTCGCGCGGGTGGTGGCCGCCGCCCTGGCCTGA
- the bldD gene encoding transcriptional regulator BldD, translating into MSTDYSRALGARLRAIRNQQGLSLQGVEDKSHGRWKAVVVGSYERGDRAVTVQRLSELAVFYGVPVSELLPDPRPSSAVTSTTKIVLNLESLGSLPADEAGPLARYASTIQAQRHDYNGKVLSIRAEDLKSLAIIYDMSPDELTSRLIEWGVLSPGMEGIASAGDDEDDEVDPHWERRRTPR; encoded by the coding sequence ATGAGCACCGATTACTCACGGGCACTGGGGGCCCGGCTCCGCGCGATCCGCAACCAGCAGGGCCTGTCCCTGCAGGGCGTGGAGGACAAGTCGCACGGGCGCTGGAAGGCCGTGGTCGTCGGCTCCTACGAGCGTGGCGACCGGGCGGTGACCGTCCAGCGGCTCTCCGAGCTCGCCGTCTTCTACGGCGTGCCGGTATCGGAGCTGCTTCCCGACCCGCGGCCGAGCTCCGCGGTCACCTCGACGACCAAGATCGTGCTGAACCTCGAGTCGCTGGGCTCGCTCCCGGCCGACGAGGCGGGTCCGCTGGCCCGGTACGCGTCGACCATCCAGGCGCAGCGGCACGACTACAACGGCAAGGTCCTCTCGATCCGCGCCGAGGACCTCAAGTCGCTGGCGATCATCTACGACATGAGCCCCGACGAGCTGACCTCGCGGCTCATCGAGTGGGGTGTCCTGTCCCCCGGCATGGAGGGCATCGCCTCGGCCGGCGACGACGAGGACGACGAGGTCGACCCGCACTGGGAGCGCCGCCGCACCCCGCGCTGA
- the pyrR gene encoding bifunctional pyr operon transcriptional regulator/uracil phosphoribosyltransferase PyrR, translated as MAGSSSAAPSNSEARSPAAPGALLSATDVARVVDRMAHQLIEKCARGGGEGDNTADLSHLVLVGIPTRGAPLARRLAARVEAFSGTPVDVGTVDITLYRDDLRMRGVRALEPTVLPAAGIDGRLVVLVDDVLFSGRSVRAALDALRDLGRPRAVQLAVLVDRGHRELPIRADYVGKNVPTSRSQSVKVRLAEIDGADEVLVTEGEAT; from the coding sequence ATGGCCGGCTCGTCCTCTGCTGCGCCAAGCAATTCTGAAGCGCGCAGCCCCGCAGCGCCGGGAGCGCTGCTTTCCGCCACCGATGTCGCCCGCGTGGTCGACCGGATGGCCCACCAGCTCATCGAGAAGTGCGCTCGGGGTGGTGGGGAGGGAGACAACACAGCGGACCTCTCCCATCTCGTGCTGGTCGGCATCCCCACGCGCGGCGCCCCGCTGGCCCGCCGCCTCGCCGCCCGCGTCGAGGCCTTCTCCGGCACACCGGTCGACGTGGGCACCGTCGACATCACGCTCTACCGCGACGACCTGCGGATGCGCGGCGTCCGGGCGCTGGAGCCCACCGTGCTGCCGGCCGCCGGCATCGACGGGCGGCTCGTCGTCCTGGTCGACGACGTCCTGTTCTCCGGCCGCTCGGTGCGGGCCGCGCTCGACGCGCTGCGCGACCTCGGCCGCCCGCGCGCGGTGCAGCTCGCCGTCCTGGTCGACCGGGGCCACCGCGAGCTGCCGATCCGCGCCGACTACGTCGGCAAGAACGTGCCGACGTCGCGCAGCCAGTCCGTCAAGGTCCGGCTGGCCGAGATCGACGGGGCCGACGAGGTGCTGGTGACCGAGGGGGAAGCCACGTGA
- a CDS encoding aspartate carbamoyltransferase catalytic subunit: MKRHLLEAADLDRDDATLVLDTAKEIESALAGREVKKLPTLRGRTVVNLFFEDSTRTRISFELAAKRLSADVINFSAKGSSVSKGESLKDTALTLEAMGSDAIVVRHSASGAPHRLAHWVRGSVVNAGDGTHEHPTQALLDAYTIRQRLGRLEGVRVTIVGDVLHSRVARSNVRLLHTLGAEVTLVAPPTLLPVGVESWPVTVGYDLDAALPKADVVMMLRVQAERMNASFFPSAREYSRRYGLDAVRMAALADEAIVMHPGPMNRGMEIAAEVADSVRSTIVEQVGNGVSVRMAVLYLLLGGAPQ; encoded by the coding sequence GTGAAGCGACACCTGCTGGAGGCGGCCGACCTCGACCGGGACGACGCAACCCTGGTCCTCGACACCGCCAAGGAGATCGAGTCCGCGCTGGCCGGGCGCGAGGTCAAGAAGCTGCCGACGCTGCGCGGCCGCACGGTGGTGAACCTGTTCTTCGAGGACTCCACGCGCACGCGGATCTCCTTCGAGCTGGCGGCCAAGCGCCTCTCCGCCGACGTCATCAACTTCTCGGCCAAGGGCTCCAGCGTCAGCAAGGGCGAGAGCCTCAAGGACACCGCGCTGACGCTCGAGGCGATGGGAAGCGATGCGATCGTCGTCCGCCACTCGGCGTCCGGGGCCCCGCACCGGCTGGCGCACTGGGTGCGCGGCAGCGTGGTCAACGCCGGCGACGGCACGCACGAGCACCCGACGCAGGCCCTGCTGGACGCCTACACGATCCGGCAGCGGCTGGGCCGGCTCGAGGGCGTGCGGGTGACGATCGTCGGCGACGTCCTGCACAGCCGGGTCGCCCGCTCCAACGTGCGCCTGCTGCACACCCTCGGCGCCGAGGTCACCCTGGTCGCGCCGCCGACGCTGCTGCCGGTCGGTGTGGAGAGCTGGCCGGTGACGGTCGGCTACGACCTCGACGCCGCGCTGCCCAAGGCCGACGTGGTGATGATGCTGCGGGTGCAGGCCGAGCGGATGAACGCCTCGTTCTTCCCGAGCGCCCGCGAGTACAGCCGCCGCTACGGCCTCGACGCCGTCCGCATGGCGGCGCTGGCCGACGAGGCGATCGTCATGCACCCCGGCCCGATGAACCGGGGCATGGAGATCGCCGCCGAGGTCGCCGACTCGGTCCGCTCGACGATCGTCGAGCAGGTCGGCAACGGCGTGAGCGTCCGCATGGCCGTCCTGTACCTGCTGCTCGGGGGAGCTCCTCAGTGA
- a CDS encoding dihydroorotase, translating into MTTLIKGARLYGEDPVDVVLKDGVITSVGEHLSVPTAEVIDADGLIALPGLVDLHTHLREPGREDTETVETGSRAAALGGFTAVHAMANTDPVADTAGVVEQVWRLGQEAGLVDVIPVGAVTVGLAGERLAELGAMADSAARVRVFSDDGRCVADPALMRRALEYVKALDGVVAQHAEEPRLTVGAQMNEGDRSARLGLGGWPAAAEESIIARDVLLAGHVGARLHVCHVSTAGSVEILRWARSRGVQVTAEVTPHHLLLTDECVEGYDPVFKVNPPLRTDEDVHALRAALAEGVIDAVATDHAPHAVEDKECEWAMARPGMLGLEQALSVVVQTMVEPGLLDWRGVADRMSVRPAAIGRLPGHGRPLSPGEPANLVLLDPAARSVVDPAALASRSRNSPYAGRELPGRVVHTFLRGAQTVTDGKAVK; encoded by the coding sequence GTGACCACTCTGATCAAGGGGGCTCGCCTCTACGGCGAGGACCCCGTCGACGTCGTGCTCAAGGACGGCGTGATCACCTCCGTCGGCGAGCACCTCTCGGTGCCGACCGCCGAGGTGATCGACGCCGACGGGCTGATCGCGCTGCCCGGCCTGGTCGACCTGCACACCCACCTGCGCGAGCCCGGCCGCGAGGACACCGAGACCGTCGAGACCGGCAGCCGCGCCGCCGCGCTCGGTGGCTTCACCGCGGTGCACGCCATGGCCAACACCGATCCGGTCGCCGACACCGCCGGCGTCGTCGAGCAGGTCTGGCGCCTGGGCCAGGAGGCCGGGCTGGTGGACGTGATCCCGGTCGGGGCGGTCACCGTGGGCCTGGCCGGCGAGCGGCTGGCCGAGCTGGGCGCGATGGCCGACTCCGCGGCCCGGGTGCGGGTGTTCTCCGACGACGGCAGGTGCGTCGCCGACCCCGCGCTCATGCGCCGGGCGCTGGAGTACGTCAAGGCGCTGGACGGCGTCGTCGCCCAGCACGCCGAGGAGCCCCGCCTGACCGTGGGCGCGCAGATGAACGAGGGCGACCGCTCGGCGCGCCTCGGCCTGGGCGGCTGGCCCGCCGCGGCGGAGGAGTCGATCATCGCCCGCGACGTGCTGCTCGCCGGGCACGTCGGCGCCCGGCTGCACGTCTGCCACGTCTCCACCGCCGGGTCGGTGGAGATCCTGCGCTGGGCCAGGTCCCGCGGCGTGCAGGTCACCGCCGAGGTCACCCCGCACCACCTGCTGCTCACCGACGAGTGCGTCGAGGGCTACGACCCGGTGTTCAAGGTCAACCCGCCGTTGCGCACCGACGAGGACGTGCACGCGCTGCGCGCCGCGCTCGCCGAGGGGGTGATCGACGCGGTCGCCACCGACCACGCCCCGCACGCCGTCGAGGACAAGGAGTGCGAGTGGGCGATGGCCCGGCCCGGGATGCTCGGGCTGGAGCAGGCGCTGTCGGTCGTCGTCCAGACCATGGTCGAGCCCGGGCTGCTCGACTGGCGCGGCGTCGCCGACCGCATGTCGGTGCGGCCCGCGGCGATCGGCCGGCTCCCCGGCCACGGCCGGCCGCTGAGTCCCGGTGAGCCGGCCAACCTGGTGCTGCTGGATCCCGCCGCGCGCTCGGTCGTCGACCCGGCCGCGCTGGCCAGCCGCAGCCGCAACAGCCCCTACGCCGGCCGGGAGCTGCCCGGCCGCGTGGTGCACACGTTCCTCAGGGGAGCCCAGACGGTGACCGACGGAAAGGCAGTGAAGTGA
- the carA gene encoding glutamine-hydrolyzing carbamoyl-phosphate synthase small subunit: protein MSEALLVLEDGRTFRGEAYGAVGTTVGEAVFATGMTGYQETLTDPSYAGQIVVMTAPHIGNTGVNDEDDESSRIWVAGYVVRDPARRPANWRATGTLDDELREQGVVGISGIDTRALTRHLRERGAMRAGISSELDAEQLLEKVQAAESMVGADLAPTVSTDERYVVPAVGERRYQIAALDLGIKTATPRHLAELGVETHVLPATATAEELLAAGPDGVFLSNGPGDPAAADYAVETVKGVLDARRPLFGICFGNQILGRALGLGTYKLRFGHRGLNQPVLDRVTNSVRVTSHNHGFAVDAALDRPTDTPYGQVEVSHVGLNDDVVEGLRCLEVPAFSVQFHPESAAGPHDAAPLFQRFVDLMEEQRSA from the coding sequence GTGAGCGAGGCCCTCCTGGTGCTGGAGGACGGCAGGACGTTCCGGGGCGAGGCCTACGGCGCGGTCGGGACGACGGTCGGCGAGGCGGTGTTCGCCACCGGGATGACCGGCTACCAGGAGACGCTGACCGACCCGAGCTACGCCGGGCAGATCGTCGTCATGACCGCCCCGCACATCGGCAACACCGGGGTCAACGACGAGGACGACGAGAGCAGCCGGATCTGGGTCGCGGGCTACGTCGTCCGCGACCCCGCCCGGCGCCCGGCCAACTGGCGGGCCACCGGCACGCTGGACGACGAGCTGCGCGAGCAGGGCGTCGTCGGGATCAGCGGCATCGACACGCGCGCGCTGACCCGGCACCTGCGCGAGCGGGGCGCGATGCGCGCCGGCATCTCCAGCGAGCTCGACGCCGAGCAGCTGCTCGAGAAGGTGCAGGCCGCCGAGAGCATGGTCGGCGCCGACCTCGCCCCGACGGTGAGCACCGACGAGCGCTACGTCGTCCCCGCGGTGGGGGAGAGGCGCTACCAGATCGCGGCGCTCGACCTGGGCATCAAGACCGCCACCCCGCGGCACCTGGCCGAGCTCGGCGTCGAGACCCACGTGCTGCCGGCCACGGCGACCGCCGAGGAGCTGCTCGCCGCCGGGCCGGACGGGGTGTTCCTCTCCAACGGCCCCGGCGACCCGGCGGCCGCGGACTACGCGGTCGAGACGGTCAAGGGCGTGCTCGACGCCCGCCGGCCGCTGTTCGGCATCTGCTTCGGCAACCAGATCCTCGGCCGCGCGCTGGGCCTGGGCACCTACAAGCTGCGCTTCGGCCACCGCGGTCTCAACCAGCCGGTGCTCGACCGGGTGACCAACAGCGTGCGGGTGACCAGCCACAACCACGGCTTCGCCGTCGACGCCGCGCTCGACCGGCCCACCGACACCCCCTACGGGCAGGTCGAGGTCAGCCACGTCGGCCTCAACGACGACGTCGTCGAGGGGCTGCGCTGCCTCGAGGTGCCCGCGTTCAGCGTCCAGTTCCACCCGGAGTCGGCGGCCGGCCCGCACGACGCCGCCCCGCTGTTCCAACGTTTCGTCGACCTGATGGAGGAGCAGCGCAGTGCCTAA
- the carB gene encoding carbamoyl-phosphate synthase large subunit, translating to MPKRDDIHHVLVIGSGPIVIGQASEFDYSGTQACRVLKAEGLRVSLVNSNPATIMTDPEVADATYVEPLTPEFVERVIAKERPDALLATLGGQTALNIAIGLYENGVLEKYGVRLIGADVDAINRGEDRQLFKDIVRSVGADAPRSTVCASVEEALATAAEVGYPVVIRPSFTMGGLGSGIATDEPMLRRMAGHGLADSPVHTVLIEESVLGWKEYELELMRDRSDNVVVICSIENVDAMGVHTGDSVTVAPAMTLTDREYQRMRDVGIDVLRAVGVDTGGCNIQFAVHPETGRLVVIEMNPRVSRSSALASKATGFPIAKIAAKLAIGYTLDEIPNDITGVTPASFEPALDYVVVKIPRFAFEKFPGADPRLTTTMKSVGEVMALGRNFPEALGKAMRSTETSVAGFWTGGDDGSTAEELLEALRTPVDGRLYLAQRALAAGATVEQVSAASGYDAWFVDQIALVNEIGEEIRDAPALTAALLRRAKRHGLSDRQIAALRPELAGEDGVRRLRWRLGVRPVYKTVDTCAAEFAARTPYHYSSYDEENEVEPRDKPAVLILGSGPNRIGQGIEFDYSCVHAVMALQDAGYEAVMVNCNPETVSTDYDTADRLYFEPLTFEDVLEVVEAERAAGEVAGVICTLGGQTPLGLAQRLKDAGVPVLGTAPEAIDHAEDRGAFSRVLHDTGLLAPKHGTATAFPEAREIAAEIGYPVLVRPSYVLGGRGMEIVYDDATLEAYIAKATDVSPEHPVLVDRFLEDAVEIDVDALYDGTELYLGGVMEHIEEAGIHSGDSACALPPITLGSADLIRIRAATEKLAARIGVRGLMNVQYAVKDDILYVIEANPRASRTVPFVSKATAVQLAKAAARIAVGETIAQLRAAGVLPATGDGTDLPEDMPIAVKEAVLPFHRFRTVEGQNVDTVLGPEMKSTGEVMGLDSGFGTAFAKSQAAVYGDLPTEGTVFVSLANRDKRSAIFPVKRLADLGFTVLATSGTAQVLRRNGVACEVVGKYSDGPGNCVERILAGDVDIVVNTPFGAPGNSGPRLDGYEIRTAAVAAGIPCITTVQGMAAAVQGVEALRAGGLSVRSLQEVHEALRASS from the coding sequence GTGCCTAAGCGGGACGACATCCACCACGTGCTGGTGATCGGCTCCGGGCCGATCGTCATCGGCCAGGCCAGCGAGTTCGACTACTCCGGCACCCAGGCCTGCCGCGTGCTCAAGGCCGAGGGGCTGCGGGTCAGCCTGGTCAACAGCAACCCGGCGACGATCATGACCGACCCCGAGGTCGCCGACGCCACCTACGTCGAGCCGCTCACCCCGGAGTTCGTCGAGCGGGTGATCGCCAAGGAGCGCCCCGACGCGCTGCTGGCGACCCTCGGCGGGCAGACCGCGCTCAACATCGCCATCGGCCTCTACGAGAACGGCGTCCTGGAGAAGTACGGCGTCCGGCTGATCGGCGCCGACGTCGACGCGATCAACCGCGGCGAGGACCGCCAGCTGTTCAAGGACATCGTCCGCTCGGTCGGCGCCGACGCCCCGCGCTCCACGGTCTGCGCCTCCGTCGAGGAGGCGCTGGCCACCGCGGCCGAGGTCGGCTACCCCGTCGTCATCCGGCCCTCGTTCACCATGGGCGGCCTCGGCTCGGGCATCGCCACCGACGAGCCGATGCTGCGCCGCATGGCCGGCCACGGCCTGGCCGACTCCCCGGTGCACACGGTGCTCATCGAGGAGTCGGTGCTCGGCTGGAAGGAGTACGAGCTCGAGCTCATGCGCGACCGCAGCGACAACGTGGTCGTCATCTGCTCGATCGAGAACGTCGACGCCATGGGCGTGCACACCGGCGACTCGGTGACCGTCGCCCCGGCGATGACGCTCACCGACCGCGAGTACCAGCGGATGCGCGACGTCGGCATCGACGTCCTGCGCGCGGTCGGGGTGGACACCGGCGGCTGCAACATCCAGTTCGCCGTCCACCCCGAGACCGGCCGGCTCGTCGTCATCGAGATGAACCCGCGGGTGTCCCGGTCGTCGGCGCTGGCGTCGAAGGCGACCGGCTTCCCGATCGCGAAGATCGCCGCGAAGCTGGCGATCGGCTACACCCTCGACGAGATCCCCAACGACATCACCGGCGTCACCCCGGCCTCCTTCGAGCCGGCGCTGGACTACGTCGTGGTGAAGATCCCGCGGTTCGCGTTCGAGAAGTTCCCCGGCGCCGACCCGCGGCTGACCACGACGATGAAGAGCGTCGGCGAGGTCATGGCGCTGGGCCGCAACTTCCCCGAGGCGCTGGGCAAGGCGATGCGGTCGACCGAGACGTCGGTGGCCGGCTTCTGGACCGGTGGGGACGACGGCTCGACCGCCGAGGAGCTGCTCGAGGCCCTGCGGACGCCGGTCGACGGCCGGCTCTACCTGGCCCAGCGCGCCCTGGCCGCCGGGGCGACCGTCGAGCAGGTGTCTGCCGCCTCCGGCTACGACGCGTGGTTCGTCGACCAGATCGCGCTCGTGAACGAGATCGGCGAGGAGATCCGCGACGCGCCGGCGCTGACCGCCGCGCTGCTGCGGAGGGCCAAGCGGCACGGCCTGTCCGACCGGCAGATCGCGGCGCTGCGCCCCGAGCTGGCGGGGGAGGACGGCGTCCGGCGGCTGCGCTGGCGGCTCGGCGTCCGGCCGGTCTACAAGACGGTCGACACCTGCGCGGCCGAGTTCGCGGCCCGCACGCCCTACCACTACTCCTCCTACGACGAGGAGAACGAGGTCGAGCCGCGGGACAAGCCCGCCGTCCTCATCCTCGGCAGCGGCCCCAACCGGATCGGGCAGGGCATCGAGTTCGACTACTCCTGCGTGCACGCCGTCATGGCGCTGCAGGACGCCGGCTACGAGGCGGTGATGGTCAACTGCAACCCCGAGACCGTCTCCACCGACTACGACACCGCCGACCGGCTCTACTTCGAGCCGCTGACCTTCGAGGACGTCCTCGAGGTGGTGGAGGCCGAGCGCGCCGCCGGCGAGGTGGCCGGGGTGATCTGCACCCTGGGCGGGCAGACCCCGCTGGGGCTGGCGCAGCGCCTCAAGGACGCCGGCGTGCCGGTGCTCGGCACCGCGCCGGAGGCGATCGACCACGCCGAGGACCGCGGCGCGTTCTCGCGGGTGCTGCACGACACCGGCCTGCTGGCGCCCAAGCACGGCACGGCGACCGCGTTCCCCGAGGCGCGCGAGATCGCCGCCGAGATCGGCTACCCGGTGCTGGTGCGGCCCTCGTACGTGCTCGGTGGCCGGGGCATGGAGATCGTCTACGACGACGCCACGCTCGAGGCCTACATCGCCAAGGCCACCGACGTCAGCCCCGAGCACCCGGTGCTGGTCGACCGGTTCCTGGAGGACGCCGTCGAGATCGACGTCGACGCCCTCTACGACGGCACCGAGCTCTACCTCGGCGGCGTCATGGAGCACATCGAGGAGGCCGGCATCCACTCCGGCGACTCGGCGTGCGCGCTGCCGCCGATCACCCTGGGCTCGGCCGACCTGATCCGGATCCGGGCGGCCACCGAGAAGCTCGCCGCCCGGATCGGCGTCCGCGGGCTGATGAACGTCCAGTACGCGGTCAAGGACGACATCCTGTACGTGATCGAGGCCAACCCGCGGGCGTCGCGGACGGTGCCGTTCGTGTCCAAGGCGACGGCGGTGCAGCTGGCCAAGGCGGCGGCCCGGATCGCGGTGGGGGAGACGATCGCCCAGCTGCGCGCCGCCGGCGTGCTCCCGGCGACCGGCGACGGCACCGACCTGCCCGAGGACATGCCGATCGCGGTCAAGGAAGCGGTGCTGCCGTTCCACCGCTTCCGCACCGTCGAGGGGCAGAACGTCGACACGGTGCTCGGCCCGGAGATGAAGTCCACCGGCGAGGTCATGGGGCTCGACTCGGGCTTCGGGACGGCGTTCGCCAAGTCGCAGGCCGCCGTCTACGGCGACCTGCCGACCGAGGGCACCGTGTTCGTCTCGCTGGCCAACCGCGACAAGCGCTCGGCGATCTTCCCGGTCAAGCGGCTGGCCGACCTCGGCTTCACGGTTCTGGCGACCTCGGGCACGGCGCAGGTGCTGCGCCGCAACGGGGTCGCCTGCGAGGTGGTCGGCAAGTACAGCGACGGCCCGGGCAACTGCGTCGAGCGGATCCTCGCCGGCGACGTCGACATCGTGGTCAACACCCCGTTCGGCGCCCCCGGCAACAGCGGGCCCCGCTTGGATGGCTACGAGATCCGCACCGCCGCGGTGGCCGCCGGCATCCCGTGCATCACCACGGTGCAGGGCATGGCCGCCGCGGTGCAGGGCGTCGAGGCGCTGCGGGCCGGGGGCCTGAGCGTGCGCAGCCTGCAAGAGGTGCACGAGGCGCTGCGGGCCTCGTCGTGA